A genomic segment from Garra rufa chromosome 5, GarRuf1.0, whole genome shotgun sequence encodes:
- the cd180 gene encoding CD180 antigen yields the protein MEKHFVFYVLCYTILFQFLPHNEATPWARRRCQQIADDSYDCSDMDLQVIPDEIPTSVKNFKFSFNYLPSLYNFTFHRLMSLIFLDLTRCGITFMYEDVFKNQSDLAVLILIGNPLVFIAERAFSGPLALKYLSLAQSKIQSLSDIPTDNLAYLEVLDLGGSEIRSLDGLSSYHCQNLRSLQLDMNSIDRISVEDLVPLQNVHGISISFKGNDFVYIEPGAFKSLNLSSLDLSGCLSKMNISSLLKGLEGLKTNRLNLGMYETNPTVHIPSAALQSFCKIFVTDLDFQLQHFLDLNNSTFFCLDALKKLDLTRAHLDSLQLTMTGLSTLSHLVLDENRFKDVCHINTRNFPLLTHLSVSANSKQLHFSSKCLKSLRVLEELDLSLSLVNPTGPCCNDQLFGLSELKLLNLSYGSQMFLSSQPFNATPQLEHLDFSHSNYTLNDSSPFSNLQNLKTLNLSWSNTSLTNVNIFKGLKNLQLLNLKGNTVQGGVLNQIELFKYVPLLETLVLSSCKITAFEENLFKGLTYLRQVDLSENKLVKLSTSGFYSLDFLQLNFASNAIAIVGVGSVKDLGKDSTVDLSYNPLVCNCSNFEFIKWVKKNKIKVKHLMETICNATGTRIIDADLQCEFPVGVVAFVIILVAIVIAFGIFCLVRSIRKYSSYSQL from the exons ATGGAGAAGCATTTTGTTTTCTACGTGTTATGTTACACTATTCTGTTTCAATTTTTACCACATAATGAAGCAACACCATGGGCTAGGAGACGGTGTCAACAG ATAGCTGATGATAGCTATGATTGTAGTGATATGGACCTACAAGTCATTCCAGATGAGATACCAACTTCGGtcaaaaattttaaatttagCTTCAACTATCTTCCTTCCCTATACAACTTCACTTTTCACAGGTTAATGAGCTTGATTTTTTTAGACCTGACAAG ATGTGGCATCACGTTCATGTATGAAGACGTTTTTAAAAATCAGTCTGACTTGGCGGTCCTTATCCTAATTGGAAACCCACTTGTGTTCATCGCAGAAAGAGCTTTTTCTGGACCTCTAGCGCTGAAATATCTAAGCCTTGCTCAGTCAAAGATCCAAAGCCTGTCAGACATCCCAACAGATAATCTTGCATATTTGGAGGTTCTAGACCTTGGGGGAAGTGAAATTCGCTCATTAGATGGACTAAGCAGTTACCACTGTCAAAACTTGCGCAGCCTGCAGTTAGACATGAACTCTATTGACCGGATAAGTGTGGAAGATTTAGTACCACTCCAAAATGTGCATGGGATAAGCATCAGCTTCAAAGGAAACGATTTTGTCTATATAGAACCAGGTGCGTTTAAGTCACTGAACTTGAGTAGTCTTGATTTAAGTGGCTGCCTTAGCAAGATGAACATCTCGTCCCTACTGAAAGGGCTTGAAGGCCTCAAAACCAACAGACTGAACCTGGGAATGTATGAAACCAATCCAACGGTGCACATACCATCAGCAGCACTACAATCTTTTTGCAAGATCTTTGTTACTGACCTGGATTTTCAGCTTCAGCATTTCTTAGACCTAAATAATTCCACCTTTTTTTGCCTTGATGCATTGAAAAAGCTTGATCTTACTAGAGCCCACCTGGATTCATTGCAATTAACCATGACTGGCCTATCCACATTGTCCCATCTGGTGCTAGACGAGAACCGCTTTAAAGATGTCTGCCACATCAACACCAGAAACTTTCCCTTGCTTACGCACTTGTCCGTAAGCGCGAATTCAAAGCAACTACATTTTAGCAGTAAATGCTTGAAGAGTCTCAGAGTCCTAGAGGAGCTGGATCTCAGTCTTAGTTTAGTAAATCCCACAGGACCTTGTTGTAATGACCAGCTGTTTGGTCTGAGTGAACTAAAGCTCCTCAATCTCAGCTATGGCTCACAAATGTTCTTGAGTTCACAACCTTTCAATGCAACTCCACAATTGGAGCACTTGGACTTCAGCCATTCAAACTACACACTGAATGACAGCTCACCGTTTAGTAATCTACAGAATCTCAAAACTCTAAATCTTTCCTGGTCAAATACCAGTCTGACAAACGTAAACATCTTCAAAGGCTTGAAGAACTTGCAACTCCTTAATTTGAAGGGGAACACCGTTCAAGGAGGGGTTCTTAACCAGATAGAGCTCTTTAAATACGTCCCTCTTTTGGAAACCCTCGTTCTATCTTCATGCAAAATAACTGCTTTTGAAGAGAACTTGTTTAAAGGTCTCACATATCTCAGGCAAGTAGACCTGAGTGAAAACAAATTGGTCAAACTGAGCACATCTGGATTTTACTCCCTGGATTTTCTCCAACTTAACTTTGCCAGTAATGCCATTGCGATAGTGGGCGTTGGAAGTGTTAAGGATCTGGGCAAAGACAGTACTGTTGATCTGAGCTACAATCCCCTGGTATGCAACTGTAGCAACTTTGAGTTTATCAaatgggttaaaaaaaataaaatcaaagtaAAACACTTAATGGAGACCATTTGTAATGCCACAGGAACAAGGATTATCGACGCAGATCTGCAGTGTGAATTTCCTGTAGGTGTAGTCGCATTTGTTATAATTCTAGTTGCAATTGTAATTGCATTTGGCATTTTCTGTCTTGTCAGAAGCATTAGAAAATATTCAAGCTATTCGCAACTGTAA